From Chloroflexota bacterium, one genomic window encodes:
- a CDS encoding carbohydrate kinase family protein, producing the protein MRRYDVLVIGEINVDLILRADEITPVFGQEKLVDDCELTMGSSSVIAACGMARLGLRTGFFGRVGDDEFGRFMLREMAARGIDVSPVIVDDGVKTGITVSLSTPRDRAMLTHLGGSIDGLEAGDVPLDLLGQTRHIHVGSFFLQSRLQPGLAGLFAQAHARGATTSLDVGWDVHERWDGGLWDTLAHTDVFLPNEVEAAHITGLDDVEAALERLAGRADIVAVKLGAQGAIARRGGEVARAPVLPVEVVDTTGAGDSFNAGFIYGFLHGWPLELALRLGTACGSLSTTKAGGTAGQPTLEEALSALRAAGVDLSAIDVDG; encoded by the coding sequence ATGCGGCGCTACGATGTCCTCGTGATCGGCGAGATCAACGTGGATCTGATCCTGCGGGCCGACGAGATCACGCCGGTCTTCGGACAGGAGAAGTTGGTGGACGATTGCGAGCTGACCATGGGGAGTTCGTCGGTGATCGCGGCCTGCGGCATGGCTCGACTGGGGCTGCGCACGGGCTTCTTTGGCCGGGTGGGCGACGACGAGTTCGGCCGCTTCATGCTGCGGGAGATGGCCGCGCGCGGCATCGACGTGTCGCCGGTGATCGTAGACGATGGCGTGAAGACGGGCATCACGGTGAGCCTGTCGACGCCTCGGGATCGCGCCATGTTGACCCATCTGGGCGGATCCATTGATGGGCTGGAGGCGGGCGACGTCCCCCTGGATCTATTGGGGCAGACGAGACACATCCATGTGGGCAGCTTCTTCCTGCAATCGCGGCTTCAGCCCGGGCTGGCGGGCCTCTTCGCTCAGGCGCACGCGCGCGGTGCTACCACGTCGTTGGACGTGGGATGGGATGTGCACGAGCGATGGGATGGCGGGTTATGGGATACGCTGGCGCATACCGACGTGTTCCTGCCCAATGAGGTCGAGGCCGCGCATATCACGGGACTCGACGACGTAGAGGCGGCGTTGGAGCGCCTGGCGGGGCGTGCGGATATCGTGGCCGTGAAGCTGGGGGCGCAGGGCGCCATCGCCCGCCGCGGCGGTGAGGTGGCGCGAGCGCCGGTGCTGCCGGTGGAAGTGGTGGACACCACCGGCGCGGGCGATTCCTTCAACGCCGGGTTCATCTACGGCTTCCTGCATGGGTGGCCGTTGGAGCTGGCCCTGCGCTTGGGTACGGCGTGCGGATCGCTGTCCACGACGAAGGCGGGCGGCACGGCCGGGCAACCCACGTTGGAGGAGGCGCTGTCCGCGCTGCGCGCCGCGGGCGTGGACCTCTCCGCCATCGATGTCGATGGTTGA
- a CDS encoding metallophosphoesterase family protein, producing MRIAIISDIHGNLVALEAVLADLEARQVGEVVCLGDVAAFGPQPREVIARLRELNGSVVMGNTDAWLLNPRPHPVRDEDSHKVTEIELWGAEQLSPADLDYVRTFQPMIEISLGDEAKLLCFHGSPRSDRDVIAPATPEEDLERMLRGFQATVMIGGHTHTQMFRRYGDAILMNPGSVGFPIERDLATGRVRNPPWAEYAVVTREGEALGVELRRVPVDVEAIRRAALDSGMPHVEWWMEGWDRG from the coding sequence ATGCGCATCGCGATCATCTCCGATATCCACGGCAATTTGGTCGCTTTGGAGGCCGTCCTGGCCGACCTCGAAGCCCGGCAGGTAGGTGAGGTCGTGTGCCTGGGCGATGTGGCCGCGTTCGGCCCCCAGCCGCGCGAGGTGATTGCACGGCTGAGGGAGTTGAACGGCTCCGTCGTCATGGGGAATACCGATGCCTGGCTTTTGAACCCACGCCCGCATCCGGTGAGGGACGAGGATTCTCACAAGGTCACGGAGATCGAGTTGTGGGGTGCGGAGCAGCTCTCACCGGCCGACCTGGATTACGTGCGCACGTTTCAGCCGATGATTGAGATATCCCTCGGCGACGAAGCGAAGCTTCTCTGTTTTCACGGCTCTCCGCGGTCGGATCGGGATGTGATCGCCCCTGCGACGCCTGAGGAGGACTTAGAGCGCATGCTGCGCGGCTTCCAGGCGACGGTGATGATCGGCGGGCATACGCATACACAGATGTTCCGCCGTTATGGGGATGCGATCTTGATGAATCCGGGCAGCGTAGGCTTCCCCATTGAGCGGGACCTGGCGACGGGCCGGGTGCGCAATCCTCCGTGGGCCGAGTACGCCGTTGTCACTCGAGAGGGGGAGGCCCTTGGCGTGGAGTTACGACGCGTGCCGGTTGACGTTGAGGCGATCCGCCGGGCGGCGCTGGACAGCGGCATGCCACACGTGGAGTGGTGGATGGAGGGTTGGGATAGGGGATAA
- a CDS encoding creatininase family protein: MQWEQLTGGEFEAAVEKAAGVCVIPIGVIEYHGPHLPLGTDSFTVHALACEAARREPVIVFPSYHFGVNTETKHFPGGIVVKDHLLFELLENVCDEISRNGLKKIVLLSGHGGNRFFLPLFVQLMLDKGKDYTLYFVRGVSAPEVHRQVMETEVHGHACECETSMALHLYPQFVKMEALDPESQWTPQNRLGELGERLYTPADWFSRFPEHCAGDPRPATAEKGKALFEALVAELAEILRAVKEDRSAPEVYAAFNERIYRR, translated from the coding sequence ATGCAGTGGGAACAACTGACGGGCGGCGAGTTCGAGGCGGCCGTGGAGAAGGCGGCCGGCGTGTGTGTGATTCCCATCGGCGTGATCGAATATCACGGGCCTCATCTCCCGCTGGGTACGGACTCCTTCACCGTTCACGCCCTGGCCTGTGAGGCGGCGCGTCGGGAGCCGGTCATCGTGTTCCCGTCCTATCACTTCGGTGTGAACACGGAGACGAAGCACTTCCCCGGCGGGATCGTCGTCAAGGATCACCTGCTGTTCGAGCTCCTGGAGAACGTATGCGATGAGATCAGCCGCAATGGGCTGAAGAAGATCGTCCTGCTCAGCGGGCACGGCGGTAACCGCTTCTTCCTGCCGCTGTTCGTTCAGCTCATGCTCGATAAGGGGAAGGATTACACGCTTTACTTCGTGCGCGGTGTCAGCGCGCCCGAGGTGCATCGTCAGGTGATGGAAACGGAGGTGCATGGCCACGCCTGCGAGTGCGAGACCAGCATGGCGCTCCATCTTTACCCGCAATTCGTGAAAATGGAGGCGTTGGACCCAGAGTCTCAGTGGACGCCGCAGAATCGGCTTGGCGAGCTCGGCGAGCGGCTATACACGCCGGCCGATTGGTTCAGCCGCTTCCCAGAACATTGCGCGGGCGATCCTCGGCCGGCCACGGCCGAGAAGGGGAAGGCGCTATTTGAGGCGTTGGTGGCCGAGTTGGCGGAGATCCTGAGGGCCGTGAAGGAGGATCGGTCGGCGCCGGAGGTCTATGCCGCTTTCAACGAGCGTATCTACCGCCGTTAA